From a region of the Cutaneotrichosporon cavernicola HIS019 DNA, chromosome: 7a genome:
- the RPS17B gene encoding uncharacterized protein (Ribosomal S17), with product MGRVRTKTVKRASRVLIEKYYPRLTLDFHTNKRLLDEVAQVPSKRLRNKISGFTTHLMKRIQKGPVRGISFRLQEEERERKDQYVPDVSALAVPEESPLEVDGETKDLLRSLGLDSLPVTVVNVSAYQPRERKARFVPGAGKP from the exons ATG GGTCGCGTTAGGACCAAGACTGTGAAGCGTGCTTCTCGCGTTCTCATCGAGAAGTACTACCCCCGCCTCACTCTCGACTTCCA CACCAACAAGCGTCTCCTCGATGAGGTCGCTCAGGTCCCCTCGAAGCGTCTCCGCAACAAGATCTCGGGCT tcaCCACCCACCTGATGAAGCGTATCCAGAAGGGTCCCGTGCGCGGCATCTCGTTCCGTctccaggaggaggagcgtgagcgcAAGGACCAGTACGTCCCCGACGTCTCGGCCCTCGCTGTCCCCGAGGAGTCGCccctcgaggtcgacggcgagaccaaggacctcctccgctcgcttggcctcgactCGCTCCCGGTCACCGTTGTCAACGTCTCGGCGTACCAGCcccgcgagcgcaaggcccGCTTCGTCCCCGGCGCCGGCAAGCCCTAA